The Tepidisphaeraceae bacterium sequence CGCGGGCGGCGTCCTCCCTTAGTCGGGCGAGCAGTTGCACGACCTGCTCCCGTCGCACGATGGGGAACTGCTCGAGGAAGCCGTCGATCGTGTAGCCGGCCTCCAAATGGTCGAAGAACGTCTGCACCGCCACGCGCGTGCCGGCAAAGCACGGGGTGCCGTGCATGACCTTGGGGTTGCGGGTGATGATCGGCTCCATGCCTCCATCGTACCCATTGCCCGATCGTGAGGGTACACGCAACTCCACGGAGGGATAAGGGGTCGGGAGTTGCTCCAGGAACTGAGGCTCTCGCCCGCTTTTCCCGTCACCCTTTTCGCCGCCTACGCCGCGGCCCGTTCGTTACTGGCGATGGCGAACGCTTCGCGCTGTCTGTGCAGTTCGG is a genomic window containing:
- a CDS encoding DUF433 domain-containing protein → MEPIITRNPKVMHGTPCFAGTRVAVQTFFDHLEAGYTIDGFLEQFPIVRREQVVQLLARLREDAARVAVPA